The nucleotide window ACATAGGTGCCCTTTTCGCTCCATTCCTGTAGCATCGCCCAGGTGGAATAGGCCATTATTGATAGCATCAGAAACGCACACACATAGAAAATGTACAGATACGCCTTGTATGCACGATCTGTTTCCTGTAAATGGCTTGACTTCATGTGTAATGTGTGGCCACACATTTAGCTATAAAAATTGTCCAAGATGTGATGAGGTTTATTACTATAATTTGGTGTGATGAATCATGAAGGTTCCAGTCAACTCACCTTTGGTTGGAAAAGAAGAGATTGCCGAAGTAAATGCTGTGTTACGTGCAGGTGCACTGACATCGGCTGCAAACCTTGGCGGAAAAAACGTGCAGGAATTTGAGAAACTGGTCTGCTCTTTTGTAAAATCAAAATATGCAATAGCGGTAAACTCTGGAACTGCTGCCTTGCAGGCCGCACTGTATGCGCTTGATATCAAATCAGGCGATGAGGTGCTGTTACCATCATTTACCTTTGTTGCCACCGCAAATTCTGTCATATCAGTTGGCGCAAAGCCGGTCTTTGTCGATATTAGACGCGATAATTACACCATGGATTCCGATGATCTCAAAAAGAAAATTACAAAAAAGTCGCGAGCCATCATACCGGTTCACCTGTATGGAAACGTTGCATATATCGATGAGATATCTGAAATTGCAAGAAAGCACCACATCTCCATAATAGAGGACGCTGCACAGTCAATGGGCTCTACCTACAAGGGAAGGCAAACTGGAAACCTATCAGAACTAGGATGTTTCAGTCTGTATGCTGCCAAGGTCATGACGTCTGGCGAGGGTGGAGTGATTGTTACATCAAATAAAAAACTGCACGAAAAGCTTCTGATGATCAGAAACCACGGAATGGTTCATGGATATGATACCAGGATATTAGGACTAAATCTCAGACTGCCGGAGCTAAACGCAGCAATTGCCAAGGTACAAATGAAAAAGCTTCCTGGATTTTTGCAAAAGCGAGAGAAAAACGCCAAAATACTAACAGAGTTGCTCTCTGGCGCAAATGTCACACTACCAATTCCAAGAAAACATGAAAAGGTAAACTGGTATCTATACACAATAGCAAGCAAAATTCGAGACAAGATATCTTCTGAGCTAAATGCAAACGATATTGGTGCTACCGTATACTATGGCACGCCGGTGCACAAGACTCCATATTATAACCAAAAAACAAAGCTGCCCAACACGGAATGGGCTGCAAAAAGCGTCCTGTCCTTGCCAGTCCAGCCACTAGTCACTAGGAATAATCTGGAGACTATTGCCAGAATCATAAATAAAATGACATGAATCTTGGCGAGCTGGCAGGCGAGGTATGCAAAAAGATTTTTCCAATTCTTGAGGAAAAATTTGCAGGCAATCATACTAGTAAGATAGCAATTTGTACCTTATCCAGCATTGATCTGCTAAAAGAGATCTCACAATCAAACATGATGGAAAAAATTGCAATTGTTGGTCGATTATTATCAGAGAACAAGGGAATTGATGAGCTGATCAGATTTGTGAATTATAATCCAGGATTGAATACCATCATAGTGTGCGGAAAAGAAGTCACTGGCCATAGGACAGGCCATGCATTGTTTTGCCTGCACAAATATGGTACAGATCAAAACAATCGCATCATAAATTCAACCAGCCCGGATCCAGTCCTTACGGTATCAAAAAAAGAAATCATTCAATTTCAAAATCAAGTAAAGCTAATTGATAAGATTGGTGAGATGCATCTCCCAAATATCACATCACTAATTCAGTAGCCGTTTTTTTGCCTGTTTCTATTAATCTCGTTTTTTCTTTTGTATTCTTCCAAGATGTCGTCTGGTGTGAGTTTTAGCTCCAGTGATGCCTGCACCACAAAGTGCCAAATATCGATAAGTTCCTCTTTTGCTTCCTCTACATTAAATGGCGTTGGCTTTTTCCACCATTTCCAGTTTGTTGTTCGCTGTAATTCCACTGCCTCATGAATTATAGCAGTAGATAGTGCAGATACTCGTCCCTCTGCGTCCTTTGGGTACCTCTCCAGATTCATCATGCCTTCAAGGCCTTTTTGCAATGAAAATATCTCGTCTAGTCTGTCCATGTTTTTCCTAAAAAAAATCTTCTAGATAACCTTTCAGAAGTCTATCATTGATTGGTATTTTTTGATCCTGCTTTGGATTTTTGCCTTGTTGGTTGATAATAGTCCGGCTAGTCCGTACTTTTCAACTGCAAATGATCCTAGCACATTTCCATATACTACGGACTTTTTGATTTCGGAAAGACTAGTAGTGTTCTTGCTTGCCAAATATCCAATCATTGCGCCTGCAAAGGAATCACCCGCACCGGTTGGATCTACAATATCTTCCAGAGAAAATGCAACGGATGGGAATATGACGTCCTCAAAGAAAAGCAGCGAGCCGTGTTCTCCTTTTTTTATTATGACGTATTTTGCACCCCAGTCCATCATTTTTTTTGCGCACTTTATGAGATTGTGCTCTTTGGTGAGAAGCTTTGCTTCCTCATCATTAATGACTACGGCATCGACTGAGCCAATCATCTTGATTACGGATTTTCGTTTAGAGTTGATCCAAAATTCTATTGTATCACACATTGAAAATTTCACTTTGTCAAATTCCTTGATTAGCTCAGTATTTTGGTCAGGATCATTATTGGCTAAATACACAAACTGGGATTTTCTGTATTTCTCAGGCACGACAGGGCTGAATGATCCTAAAACATTGAGCTCAGTCTTGTTTGTGGTTCTAGTGGATAGTGTGTCGTCATAGCTTCCATCATATCGAAATGTCTTGCCTTTTTGGACCGACAGGCCGGAGAGGTCTAGGTACTTTTGTAAAATGGAATGATATTTTTTTGGAAAGTCTGTTCCAACCACTGCAATGAGGCCGGTATCTACAAAAAAGCTAGCAGAGATTCCTGCAAATGTAGCTGCCCCACCAAGTACATCCTTGAGAATTTTGCTAGGTGTGCGTATGGTGTCTAGCGCTGTTGAGCCAAATACTGTAAGCAATGTTTGGTGAGTTAGGCGTCTTGTATAAATTCCCTAGTCTGATCATACGTCGGGTAATACGTAAAGGGCACATCTATTGATGCAAAGAGTAACTGATATTTTGTAACGCCAGAGATCTTTACTTCTGGATTGTCCGAATCAGATACTTGGTCTCTGAGCCATGTTCCACTGGTGGTAGTTTTTCCCAGTGCCGGCAAAGTAAATGGGTCTAGCTCTCCGCCGCCAAGTGTCTTGTCATTTGCTATAATTGTAAATTCTGTTTTTCCTGCACTCAGAATCAATAATGATGGGTTGTCAAATTCCAGCTCTAAATTATACAAGGAGCCCTTGTCGGATTTTTCCAACAGCTTGCTCTGAGTTATCTTGGCGTTGATCTGTGTTGCAGATGCGTATTGTGTGTAGCCAAATACCATTAGGCTAACTAGTATGATTAGTACGGCAGCTGCCTTTTTTGCCATGCCTAATGATCTGAAATCCGCTTTTGTGTGAACAAGGCAAAAAGATTGCCACTTTGTGTGTAAAAGTTTTGATCCGATCTCTAAGCTACTTTAAGCTAGTAAGATAAATGAAAAACCCACTCATTTTACTCTAAATGGCAAAGATAAGACTACGATTTGGCGCAAACGAAGTAGAGATTGATTCGCGCGACTTTTACATTGACAATGATACAGCAGCTCAGGTAATTGCAGATCTGGCATTTAGATTGCAGGAAAATTCTGCCAAAGTGATCACAGAAGAATCTGCACTAGAAGCGCCGGGAATTGCAGAGACATACCAGGCAAATCTGAACTATCTGAATATGCTTCGTGATGCAGAAGTGCACGAGCCAGAGTTTACTGCCCCAAGCCCAGTGACACCTGAGGAGCTTCCAGGAAAGATTGAAGATTTAGAAGATAATGGATTCTTTTCCAAGCCACGAACAGTATCTGAGACAGTAGAACAGTTACTCCAGCATGGATGGATTGCAAGTCCTCTTGCAGTATCAAAAATTCTTGCAAAGATGGCATTCCACAAGGAGCTTGCCAAAACCTCAGAAGAGAAAAAGACATTCTACTACAAGCAAGCTCCACTGCTCAACTAGAATATTTACAGATCTCGCATTTGTTGAATATAGTACCATCTAGGTGATCAAAATGCGTGTTGCATTGGTGACAGGTGTGATGCATATCAAAATAACCATCTGATTCTGTCTTGCCCACCTGGAATGACTCTAGATCTGGGCTTTTGCATTTTATGCAATGACATCCGCAATCGCACTTCATAGTTTTGGTGCGGCGATTTTGCGTTAATAATTCTGACTCACATTATTATACCAAAATGCACAATCCAATCTATTGGAGAAAAAGCGAATCATACCAATAGAGATTGATGATCATTACAAGCTGTTTGGAAAAGAGCCCTGGGAGGTTGACTATGGGGAAAAATGTCCCCTTTGTAATGTTAGAATCGACGAGTACGGCTTTTGCTCTTGTGGATCTAGCGGCGATTGAGCCTAGTTGTATAGACTACAACCATCATAGATACGCTCAGAACAAGAATCATTGCAAGCGGGAACTCTGGCACTACAGAAACCCCAATGATTTCTATTGTTCCGGTTTCGTTTGGCTTTAGGTGAAGCCAGACCAGATTATCCTCACCCATTCTCTCTTGCTTTTTGATTGGCTTGTCGTTTAGAAGCACTTCATATGGACTCCACAGTAGATCTTGTGGAATTATCAGTGTGACAAACTGATTTGCCTCATCTACCTCAAAGCTGAGCTTTTTGTTTGGCTGATCAAGCTTTAGTGAAATGTCTTGCTGGGTTATAATTTTGACATCAAATTTTTTGTCCTCCCACTGGATCGTCTCTGTTACTATGGTTGGTTCTAGCTCGTACTGCAACATGACTTGGCACCCATGGCACCTAAAGCCCTCTTGGTCTTTGAGATCTACCAAACTGTCATTGACATAGAACAATCTGACACCGTCTGGAAGGAAAAACGAGCTGTCTGCTAAATACACAAAATCCCATATCCAGAGGCCGCCCTTGTTTTGTATGATTCCCTTTACGTCATATTCCATTGTGACATCGTCTCGTGTTGGAAACAAGACAATTCCTGGCTTTTCGCCGCCTGATTCTGCGTATTCTGGCTCGTCTCCTTCGTCATTTATGATGGTAAAATTCTCAAAGTCTGGTGATAAAAACTCGACTTGTTGGGTGTTTCTGCTGCTTTGTATTTCATGAATTACGTGAACGTCGCCATTTTCTGATATTTTGAGTGATAGTTCCTGTGTGGCAGGATCGCCAAACTGGATCTCTTGCGCAAATGCCGCAGACGAAAATAAAGACGCGATGAGTATTCCCAGAATGATTTTCATGTTTATTCAGAGATTGTGACCTTGGTCATTCTTACTTCTTGAAGAGGGCAATCGTTTCTGTCTCTTTGCTGGCTAACTATCTGGTCTGCCGCCTCCATTCCCTCTAGGACCTCGCCAAAGACGGTGTATTGCCTGTCCAAAAATGTGCTATCAGAAGTAACTACAAAGAACTGTGAGCCTGCGCTGTTTGGGTCCATTGCTCGTGCCATGGAAACAATTCCCCGTAGGTGCGAGCGCGTGTTGAACTCTGCTTTTATCATATATCCTGGACCACCCATTCCCCACTTGGATTTGTCTGGAGTCTTTGTGTTTGGGTCTCCTCCTTGAATCATGAATCCAGGGATTACCCTATGGAATAAGGTTCCATCATAGAAACCAGACTGTGCTAGCTTGACAAAGTTACGGACATGTTCAGGTGCCAGTTCTGGCAGCAATTTAAATACAATTTTTCCAAAGTTGGTTTCAATTGTTGCCTTGGTCAATTATACCACAAACTTGCTTTTGAGCATAAGAGTCTTGCTATTGAATTATTTTGAAAGTAGGTTGTAAAAATTACAAAGTCTTGTTTTGTTTTGGTCGGTGTGATTCCAAAATCGTTTTGTGTAATTTCTGGGATCGGTCTGACTTTGCATGTTATAATAATTTTTTGCAGCTCAAAAAAACTTGGAAATTTTTTCTAAAAAAGTTATAGTCTTATATAGATCGAGAAAAATAACATTTTGTGAATCGCACAAATCAAAGCACAGTTATCAAACAGGCGATCAATACTTATCTTGAAAAGGGACTGACGGACAAACAAGACATTTACAGCAAAGTTGTCGAGGAGCTAGGTGTTCCAAGACCAACAGTACGAAGAGTTGCACGCGATCTCAGAAATGAGTTGCTGACAAAAATTAAGATTTTACAATCCGAAATCCCACAAGAGATTTCTGTTCAAGAAAAAGACGAATAAACTTCGTTTATCTTTTCTTTTATTATTATGAGATTCAGCATTAACGTTATATTCGACATTTCATGCCTAAAAACATGGGTTATCTGCGAAACCATCTAGCTACTGTAGTTACTGGTTGTTTTGCCGTATCCCTGACAGGACTGTACTTTTACATGCCTGCTGCGCTGCACCAACTGCTACTAGTTTCTGCGATAGTGACTTGGTTTTTGGTCTTTATTTGCTGGATGGCACAAAAAAGCGCTGACTGGACTACAAAACATGGTGGCCACTCACATCCTCACACAGAGCACGTGCACACGGAAAAAAAAAGCTCGACTAAACTAGTCTCAAACGTATCAGTTGAGGAGCTTAACAAGTTTCGAGAGACATTCACTGCAGAATTAAACGAGCTAAAAGACGAAGTCAAGCTCAAAGACAATGAGATAACCAGGATGCGACAAGAAATTGCAAATCTGGAGACACTAGTGCAAATTGAGGCGCTAAAGGCAGAACTTGCAAATCTCAAGGCAATTGCTGCAAAGCGAAAATAGATTATTTACAGTGCTCACATGTACGCATTCCGCGATGGTTTTTCTTGCACCCAGGACAGCTGATTGCGCCTCCAAAGTGACACTTGCAGACACAGCCATCATTTAGGGTAGGATTTTCCAAGATGAATGATTAATACGTCATCTTAATATTTGACTTTTGCAAAAATCTGCTAATGCTCCTCAAAGCTGTAATTGCAACAATTGCGTTTGCACTTGTACTAGCTACGGTAAATTCTGCATTTGCGGAATCAAACATTACGCCACTAGATGCTTCAACTGGAATCGAAAAAACAATCACCTCATTTTCTGTTCCAAAAAACAACAAGCTTCCATGGGGTTTTGTTGAGGGCAAAATAGCAAACCCAGTAGAGGGACATCCAGTGATAATTCAGATATTCAAAAACGGTGATCCAGTCCACTTTGCGCAAACCGATGTCAAAGAAGACGGCACATACGAGTACAAATTTCGAGTCCGGGATGTCACCGATGGCAAAGTAAACAAAATCTTTGATGGTGAATATATCGTCAAAATCTTCAAGGTAGTCTATCTACCGGTCACTACTGCTTTGGTCTAGAAGCCAAAAGTAGGGTCTCATCAACTAGTTCTTTCAGTCTTGCTTTGGTGCCCTCATCTATTACGGCATTGTCCTTGATTTGATCAACAGTCATGAAGACTGCTTTTGGGTTTGTTATGACTCTGAAGTAGCTCATCAGTTGTGTCAATATTGTCTGCACATCAGTAAAGCCTATTTGGCCTGACGCCAAAATAGCGAGTCCTGCTGTCTTTCCTGCAGTGTTTTTGTAGTTGACATACTCAAAGAGGTTCTTTAATGCAGAGCTGAACAACGAATTGTAAATTGGCGTTCCAACCAACCATACATCTGCATCCATGATATCCTGGGCTGCCTGTGTAGTAGTCTGCGAATAATTCTCACCAGGCCCTCGATAGTAATCTATTCCGCCATCGGATAGATTGATGAATTTGGTTTCTGGGTTTTTTGATTTGGCATAATCAAAGACAAACTTCATCATTGTTTGCGTGTTTGCTGTTTTTCTTGGGCTGCCAGAGATTACTACTATTTTCAATGAAATTTTTTTGTGATTAATCTATTTAAAACAAGAGGACGGGCTTGGAGGGCTTCGATCCCTCGACCTGCAACTTAGGAGGCTGCCGCGCTATCCATGTTACGCGCCAATTTTGTTGGCTCTGCGCTACAAGCCCAGCAAAGATTCGATGTTTTCACTTGATAAAAGCGTAATCAAGATTTGTCTGAATCAATTCATGGATTTGATCCCATGATGGGCTTTGTGTTTGGCCCCACTTTTCAAAATAAATTACATCCTTGAGATCCAGTCTTGGAAGCCAGTTGGCAGTTTCTAGGTCTGGTTTTTGTGCAAACTCTTCCACATGTCCAAGACACAAATATGCCACTGGAACAATGTGATCAGGCAGTCCCAGCACTTGCTTTAGTGCATCATTTGATAGAATGCTGACCCAACCTACTCCGATTTCCTCTGATCGTGCCGCAAGCCACAGATTTTGTACTGCACAGCAAACACTATAGATTCCAGTCTCTGGAATGCTGGATCGGCCAATCACAAAGGGGCCAAACCTTGTTGGATCATATGTAATGCAGACATTGACATCGGATTCCAAAATTCCTTCCAGCTTTAGTGAAAGATATTTTTCTTTTTTTGGCTCATCTATTTGATTAGAGGAGCGAGTCTTTTCTTGCTCAAATGATTCTTTGACCTTTTGTTTTGTGGAATGATTGCGAATCAGAACGAAATTCCATGGCTGAGAGAATCCAACAGACGGCGCATGGTGAGCTGCATTTAGAATTCTTGCCAGAACATCATTTGGTATTGGCTTTGAGTTAAAGTGAGATCTCACATCGCGTCTTGTGTAGATTGCTTTGTAGAGTCCGGATTTTTCTTGGCTAGAGAATTCACTCATTTTTTGCTCGATTGTTTTGATGTCTGTTAAAGGTTAATAATGTAGAGCTCATGGCCAGTACTTTATTGGGCCGGTAGTCTAGTTGGTTAGGATACCGCCTCGACACGGCGGTGATCGAGAGTTCGAATCTCTCTCGGCCCATCTTTATCTAAAATTATTGTGAAATCTCAAATTCTTTTTCAACAAGGCTCCAAGCAGATTCCACTACTACTAATCCCTTTGCTGAATAAACTACTGGCGCTCCGCTTGTAATTGCGTCATATGTATCCGAGTTTTCGCTTGTTTTTGTTAGCGTAAATGGACTTGGGAGCTCGATTTCTGCATCTGGATAGAATGCTGCGCGTCCAGGCATTGCCACGTCTTCTGTGGAATACTGGCTTTTGCCAATTGGTGTGCCGTTTGCAAACAACTCATAATCGATTCTAGATATGGTGAATGTCTTTTCGCCTGGATTTTTGATCACAAATCCAACATCAAGCTTTGCCTTGCCTTCAATCGTGTTCTCAGTTACCAGATTGACTGTACCCATTTTGATCTCAACTAGCTCTAGCTGCGGATTATCAAGGCTTGCATACCAAGTAATTCCTCCAAGCATGGCAAGCATTGCACCTATTGCTACATAGAGAACGGCTCTTCTTTGAAGATTCAATTATTCATGTCTCGCTGAGTACAACTAAAAAATGTTGGTTTCAAAGAGATAATATTTGAACGCATATTCAAGAATTTGATTGGCACTAGAGCAGGCACTCATTACTTGGGTTCATCTGATTTGTTCTGCTATTTGGGTTGGGGGCTCGCTATTCATCGCAATAGTCTTTGCACCAATTCTGAAAACAATGACTCCATCAGTGCAAGAGCGACTACAGATAATGATCAAGGTGGGTAGGCGATTCAACAAAGTCGCAATTCCTGCCTTGCTGATATTGATTGCAACTGGAATTTGGAATTCGCACCAAATGCTAAACAGGCCAGAGTTTTTGTTCTCATCAAGCTATGGAATGATGCTTTTAATCAAGATGTTTTTGGTAGCTGCTCTGCTAGGTTCATTTGCAGTACACGTTAGAATAATCAGAAAGGAAGTAGAACAACAAATAATGCAAAACCAGCTGTCTGATGCCCAGATTGTCAAGCTGCGAAAAAAGATCATAATTGTCGGAGAGATAACCGTAGTGATCTCGGTTTTGATTATGTTGTTTGCAGCAATACTAGATGCCGGCCTCTGAGCCCTGAATTCGTATCTCATAGCCACCATCAATTTTGCCCACACCGTACTTGCAGCCAGTTATCTTTGATGTGATATACAGGTTGGTCTCCAGATGCTTTGTGATCTCTTTGACTGTGAATATTGATAGCTCCTTTGTTATGGCAAGCGGCAGAATTATCATGTCAGACAGATTGGCATCTACTCCAAGATCACACCCAATGAATGAGTTTGTTGCAATCTTGCCAAATTCGGATTTGTTCTTGGGATCTAGTAGTTCGTCTGATCCAGTAACAGAGCCGGAATCAGAGCTCCAAATCAAAACAGATGCACCAGAATTTAGTGCAATCTCTGGTGTGATGTGTGATTCAACAGAGAATCCTTTTTGTTGTAATGTTTTTTCCATGGAATCAACATTACTGGAAACATCCACATCAGAATGAGAGCAGAGAATTTTTGCATTCTTTGTTGTTCTTTTTGATAGTGTTATTGATGTGATCTTTTGGCACGGCTGTATTGCAAGCTCGACTTGGCCTCCGCCCTTTGGATAATAGCCACGCTTTTTGATGTTCACAGCATAATTGATTCCTATTCTGGAATATGCATCAGATAGTACATGTTTTGTATAGTTAGAGGTGGGACTCCATGGAACATCAGTCCCGCCAGTGATGTGCAGGTCTAGCTTTTTTCCAGCTAAAAACACTGCAGGTATGATTGCTTGCAAGATTAGTGAAATGCTTCCAGCAGTTCCTACATTTTCCACCAGCTTTGTGTCTTGGATTTCGCCCGGAGCAAATCTTATGCTAGTAGAGCCAACGCTTGCACCATCCATTTGTGCATTGTAAATTTTCCCAAGAAGCTTGATCGTAGAGAGGTGTGATGGTCTGAGGCCTGGAACCTTGCGGTTGTGCCTAATGTTTTCAATTTGAATTGGCCTCTTTGTTATACATGATAGTGCGAGTGCAGTTCGGAGAATCTGTCCTCCACCCTCTCCATGAGAGCCGTCGATTTTGAGTGGATCCATGTTTGTTATACTGATTCCATTGTTTAGTTTTTAAATCAAGTGTAGACAAAAAAACCATGGACGGTCTCCTCATAGGCAGATTCCAGCCGTTTCATTTGGGACATTTAGCTGCAGTAA belongs to Candidatus Nitrosotenuis cloacae and includes:
- a CDS encoding tetrahydromethanopterin S-methyltransferase subunit A is translated as MNLGELAGEVCKKIFPILEEKFAGNHTSKIAICTLSSIDLLKEISQSNMMEKIAIVGRLLSENKGIDELIRFVNYNPGLNTIIVCGKEVTGHRTGHALFCLHKYGTDQNNRIINSTSPDPVLTVSKKEIIQFQNQVKLIDKIGEMHLPNITSLIQ
- a CDS encoding CopD family protein, which gives rise to MALEQALITWVHLICSAIWVGGSLFIAIVFAPILKTMTPSVQERLQIMIKVGRRFNKVAIPALLILIATGIWNSHQMLNRPEFLFSSSYGMMLLIKMFLVAALLGSFAVHVRIIRKEVEQQIMQNQLSDAQIVKLRKKIIIVGEITVVISVLIMLFAAILDAGL
- a CDS encoding peptidylprolyl isomerase, translated to MTKATIETNFGKIVFKLLPELAPEHVRNFVKLAQSGFYDGTLFHRVIPGFMIQGGDPNTKTPDKSKWGMGGPGYMIKAEFNTRSHLRGIVSMARAMDPNSAGSQFFVVTSDSTFLDRQYTVFGEVLEGMEAADQIVSQQRDRNDCPLQEVRMTKVTISE
- a CDS encoding NADPH-dependent FMN reductase, which produces MKIVVISGSPRKTANTQTMMKFVFDYAKSKNPETKFINLSDGGIDYYRGPGENYSQTTTQAAQDIMDADVWLVGTPIYNSLFSSALKNLFEYVNYKNTAGKTAGLAILASGQIGFTDVQTILTQLMSYFRVITNPKAVFMTVDQIKDNAVIDEGTKARLKELVDETLLLASRPKQ
- a CDS encoding dUTPase — translated: MDRLDEIFSLQKGLEGMMNLERYPKDAEGRVSALSTAIIHEAVELQRTTNWKWWKKPTPFNVEEAKEELIDIWHFVVQASLELKLTPDDILEEYKRKNEINRNRQKNGY
- a CDS encoding PEFG-CTERM sorting domain-containing protein, translated to MKIILGILIASLFSSAAFAQEIQFGDPATQELSLKISENGDVHVIHEIQSSRNTQQVEFLSPDFENFTIINDEGDEPEYAESGGEKPGIVLFPTRDDVTMEYDVKGIIQNKGGLWIWDFVYLADSSFFLPDGVRLFYVNDSLVDLKDQEGFRCHGCQVMLQYELEPTIVTETIQWEDKKFDVKIITQQDISLKLDQPNKKLSFEVDEANQFVTLIIPQDLLWSPYEVLLNDKPIKKQERMGEDNLVWLHLKPNETGTIEIIGVSVVPEFPLAMILVLSVSMMVVVYTTRLNRR
- a CDS encoding DegT/DnrJ/EryC1/StrS family aminotransferase, translated to MKVPVNSPLVGKEEIAEVNAVLRAGALTSAANLGGKNVQEFEKLVCSFVKSKYAIAVNSGTAALQAALYALDIKSGDEVLLPSFTFVATANSVISVGAKPVFVDIRRDNYTMDSDDLKKKITKKSRAIIPVHLYGNVAYIDEISEIARKHHISIIEDAAQSMGSTYKGRQTGNLSELGCFSLYAAKVMTSGEGGVIVTSNKKLHEKLLMIRNHGMVHGYDTRILGLNLRLPELNAAIAKVQMKKLPGFLQKREKNAKILTELLSGANVTLPIPRKHEKVNWYLYTIASKIRDKISSELNANDIGATVYYGTPVHKTPYYNQKTKLPNTEWAAKSVLSLPVQPLVTRNNLETIARIINKMT
- a CDS encoding PfkB family carbohydrate kinase, whose translation is MLTVFGSTALDTIRTPSKILKDVLGGAATFAGISASFFVDTGLIAVVGTDFPKKYHSILQKYLDLSGLSVQKGKTFRYDGSYDDTLSTRTTNKTELNVLGSFSPVVPEKYRKSQFVYLANNDPDQNTELIKEFDKVKFSMCDTIEFWINSKRKSVIKMIGSVDAVVINDEEAKLLTKEHNLIKCAKKMMDWGAKYVIIKKGEHGSLLFFEDVIFPSVAFSLEDIVDPTGAGDSFAGAMIGYLASKNTTSLSEIKKSVVYGNVLGSFAVEKYGLAGLLSTNKAKIQSRIKKYQSMIDF
- the bluB gene encoding 5,6-dimethylbenzimidazole synthase produces the protein MSEFSSQEKSGLYKAIYTRRDVRSHFNSKPIPNDVLARILNAAHHAPSVGFSQPWNFVLIRNHSTKQKVKESFEQEKTRSSNQIDEPKKEKYLSLKLEGILESDVNVCITYDPTRFGPFVIGRSSIPETGIYSVCCAVQNLWLAARSEEIGVGWVSILSNDALKQVLGLPDHIVPVAYLCLGHVEEFAQKPDLETANWLPRLDLKDVIYFEKWGQTQSPSWDQIHELIQTNLDYAFIK
- a CDS encoding LEA type 2 family protein, coding for MAKKAAAVLIILVSLMVFGYTQYASATQINAKITQSKLLEKSDKGSLYNLELEFDNPSLLILSAGKTEFTIIANDKTLGGGELDPFTLPALGKTTTSGTWLRDQVSDSDNPEVKISGVTKYQLLFASIDVPFTYYPTYDQTREFIQDA
- the rtcA gene encoding RNA 3'-terminal phosphate cyclase; amino-acid sequence: MDPLKIDGSHGEGGGQILRTALALSCITKRPIQIENIRHNRKVPGLRPSHLSTIKLLGKIYNAQMDGASVGSTSIRFAPGEIQDTKLVENVGTAGSISLILQAIIPAVFLAGKKLDLHITGGTDVPWSPTSNYTKHVLSDAYSRIGINYAVNIKKRGYYPKGGGQVELAIQPCQKITSITLSKRTTKNAKILCSHSDVDVSSNVDSMEKTLQQKGFSVESHITPEIALNSGASVLIWSSDSGSVTGSDELLDPKNKSEFGKIATNSFIGCDLGVDANLSDMIILPLAITKELSIFTVKEITKHLETNLYITSKITGCKYGVGKIDGGYEIRIQGSEAGI